The Chelonia mydas isolate rCheMyd1 chromosome 3, rCheMyd1.pri.v2, whole genome shotgun sequence genome includes a region encoding these proteins:
- the SAYSD1 gene encoding SAYSvFN domain-containing protein 1 yields the protein MERRLAQFRAARRAPQPTAAPAKAVAAPASEQRAGPEAALGPRDRPAQEAARRPGPPRDVAAGAAAPWGARALLAHTALLKFLLWLVLLGLAAELQFGLPCFVLSLFYWLYAGTRGPGERRPGERSAYSVFNPGCQPIQGTLTAEQLERELHYGPAAGR from the exons ATGGAGCGGAGGCTGGCGCAGTTCCGAGCCGCGCGCCGCGCCCCCCAGCCCACAGCGGCCCCGGCAAAGGCGGTGGCGGCTCCAGCTAGCGAGCAGCGAGCAGGGCCGGAGGCCGCCCTCGGCCCGCGGGACCGCCCCGCCcag GAAGCGGCGCGCAGGCCGGGACCCCCGCGGGACGTGGCTGCCGGTGCTGCCGCCCCCTGGGGCGCCCGGGCTCTCCTGGCCCACACGGCCCTGCTGAAGTTCCTGCTGTGGCTGGTGCTGCTGGGGCTGGCCGCGGAGCTGCAGTTCGGGCTGCCCTGCTTCGTCCTGTCGCTGTTCTACTGGCTCTACGCCGGCACGCGCGGCCCCGGCGAGAGGCGGCCGGGCGAGAGAAGCGCCTACTCCGTCTTCAACCCGGGCTGCCAGCCCATCCAGGGCACGCTCACCGCGGAGCAGCTGGAGCGAGAGTTACACTACGGACCCGCGGCCGGGAGGTAG